The sequence below is a genomic window from Coffea arabica cultivar ET-39 chromosome 8e, Coffea Arabica ET-39 HiFi, whole genome shotgun sequence.
TGTCAGTCTGCTTTCTTTTTCATCTGAGATGTTGCCCATTGCTACAAGATTCTGAAGTGGTAATTATATTAACAAAAAGACAAGATAACAGGGTAAAAGACAAGAATCATGTATCACAAGGTAAGAAGATATTCGAATCACGTTATTGCACTAGCTACCATGTGTACAACGAATACAAAAAGCTTTAGTTCAAGCATATGGCGTGTTAAGATCCTTAGAAATAACCGAATTATTACCCAGAAACTGACAACAGCATGTCTGCATTCTGGATTTCCTTTTACATACCAGATCCGGCGGCTTGTTGGCTGACATACAACCAGAAAATGACACGCTACTTGACCATTAGAGCTGCATTCTCAGATCTTTGAAGGCAAAGCTGGTTTTCTGCTACTTTCTGTCTGATCACTGCCTGCATCTGAGTGCATCTTCAATAGCTTCTCTTTTGCTTTGAAGAGAATGGCATGCATCTCATCAAAATGAGGTTGAGTAGCATTTCTTGTGTCATCAATCCACTTGATAACTTTCTTGTGTGGGCCTAAAATTCTTGCACGAACCTCGTCATCCAAGACCTACATTGGAAAGGTGGAGTTGGAATTTCAGCTTATTATAGTATAAGCTTTTTACAGTTAAATTATCAATCAAGCTCATCTAAatgaggagaaaagaaaaagccgGGGGAGCTTCCCAACAACAATTTTACTTATAGAAAACATAATCATAGAAAATAAAGCTACAAACTAAGAATGCTCGACTGTGCGGCAAAGAAATTCCCCCACAGTACCGCTGACTAGAAGAGATTACAAACCAGAAGCACGAGAACACCTGGTAAATTATTATATTAGTTGACATTATTTCTATAAGGTCTTAACTGTTCACAGcatcagaaaaggaaaaaaaaatgctgaAACAGTGTTGAGAGGAGTAAAGACAAAGTCACTCAAGTACAAGACAGGGGAGGTTGCAGACACCAAGTTTTATATTCATGACTAGCGCTAATGAACTCTGCATGCATCCATGGGGAAGCGATTTACGTAACGTCAAAACACACAAAAGCTGGCATCAGCTCAATAAGCAGTGAAACTAGAGTTCCATTGACGTACATTGCTGCTTCGTCATAGTATCTCATTCAAAAATAAGAACCCATTCCAGATTTTTATAGCACTGGTGCATTTCTAGGCTGGACATTAGATTGTAAAAAGTACCTAGCTAGACTTAGTAATACTACAAGGATAATATCTGTCATTTAGAAGAATTACTATTTTGGTCAAGTAATGATTTGGCTGAAAACGTGGTAAATAATGTTCTatgaaattcaaaaataataaattaacaCGATGAAAATAACATCTTTGTTTACCTCCAGTTGCATAATTTCACAGACTAAACTCAGGTCTGCTATGGAAGGTTGCAAGCTTCCCAGCAAAAACCGCCCATTCCCCTTGAGCCAAAAGGATTCTATCTTTGCAAGAGAAGCTGACAGGATTATTTCAGCTTCAGCTGCTGCTTTTGGATTCAAAGGCAGACCAAGTGCAGGAGCAAGTGCTTTGTTAAGAACAAGTGGAGCTGTAAACATAAAACAGCTTTAAGGTCATTATCCTAATGAAGCAAGGGTCTGGCATCAATAACTGCTTAATGTTAGAGACAGTATAGATATTGCAAATTAACGTGACTTGCCATCATTGGAAGATCCCCAATTCTTCAAAAAAACTTTCCTTTTTACTTTGCATAATTAACAGAAAACGTGCTCAGCCTAATCAACAGGTATCCATACATTATTAAGCCTCCAAATTCCCTTCATAAGGACTAGCAGCCTTGACATGATAAGGAGGAAGGACCCACAATCATCTTGTAGCCTACTATGGTTGGTTGGGTACCTTATGCAAATTATTTGGGTTGCAAGACTAACATTATGATTCATGCATATCATATTGAGACCATTGATGGACTCTGATGAGGGCATAACATATTACATACCTACTCAAATTCAATCATGAAGATTAACATTCAGGGATTTATTGCTAGATTGTTCTGCTCAAGTTGGATTTGGACGTGAAAGATTTTGTACCATAACTCCTTAAAAGATAACCAAGCAAGCAAAGAGAAAGCAATCTTACAAATTCAATACATGGCCAAAGTTAAAGACAAGGTACCTGCACCACGGCGTAAATTCGAATGATGCCAATCTAAAACCGAGTTGATTTTTGCTCTTTTGAAGAGGTCTGCAGGATACCTTCCAATAGGAAGAGCAA
It includes:
- the LOC113703636 gene encoding glutathione S-transferase T1 isoform X1, with translation MKLKLYADRMSQPSRAVLIFCRVNGIDFEEVKVDISKRQQLTPEFAEINPMKKVPAIVDGRFKLFESHAILQYLASAFPGVADHWYPADLFKRAKINSVLDWHHSNLRRGAAPLVLNKALAPALGLPLNPKAAAEAEIILSASLAKIESFWLKGNGRFLLGSLQPSIADLSLVCEIMQLEVLDDEVRARILGPHKKVIKWIDDTRNATQPHFDEMHAILFKAKEKLLKMHSDAGSDQTESSRKPALPSKI
- the LOC113703636 gene encoding glutathione S-transferase T1 isoform X3, with the translated sequence MKKVPAIVDGRFKLFESHAILQYLASAFPGVADHWYPADLFKRAKINSVLDWHHSNLRRGAAPLVLNKALAPALGLPLNPKAAAEAEIILSASLAKIESFWLKGNGRFLLGSLQPSIADLSLVCEIMQLEVLDDEVRARILGPHKKVIKWIDDTRNATQPHFDEMHAILFKAKEKLLKMHSDAGSDQTESSRKPALPSKI
- the LOC113703636 gene encoding glutathione S-transferase T1 isoform X2, whose amino-acid sequence is MKLKLYADRMSQPSRAVLIFCSHAILQYLASAFPGVADHWYPADLFKRAKINSVLDWHHSNLRRGAAPLVLNKALAPALGLPLNPKAAAEAEIILSASLAKIESFWLKGNGRFLLGSLQPSIADLSLVCEIMQLEVLDDEVRARILGPHKKVIKWIDDTRNATQPHFDEMHAILFKAKEKLLKMHSDAGSDQTESSRKPALPSKI